The DNA window TGAAGTGGCAGTGCCAGTGCAGGCGGCTCTCGAAGGAGCGGAGGGAGCGCACCCAGCGGGGATCAGCGTCCGGTTCACCCCTGACCGCCGCGAGGCGCCGCCGGGTCGCCTGCACGACCTCCCGCAGCGAGATGGTCCCGAAGGCGAGGGGGCTGAGAGACGAGAGCAGCTTTCCTCGGCGGTTAGGGGACTGCTCAGCTCGCGCTGGTAGTCCACCCCGCGCACGGTGAGGAACGAGTCGAGGATGCCGTGGGCGACTGACTCTCCACCAGGAAGGATGAGCTTGTCGTTGGGTGGGACGCCCAGTTCCGCGTGGGTACACAAGCCGCCGGGTGAGAGGTCCGTCCCCCTCAAAGCGGAGGGCGTGGGGACGAGCGGCGCCGCCATTCTCTCCTCCCACGTGTCCGCCCAGCCGTCCCGGTCGCGCAACCTCCGCACCACTCCGCTTTGCGGCAGTTCGGTGAAGGGAATGCCCCGCTTCCGCGCCCAGGCCCGCACTCGCCGGTCCCGCCCGTAGCTGACCCCATTCCCGGTTTCCTCGTGTGCCCACAGGCCGCCGATGGGCACGAGTTCGGACAGTTCTTCCAGCACGGCGACCGCCTCGCCCCGGCGTACGACGAGGGGAGTGCCGAGCACCCGGAGCCGCTCGTCCAACTCGGCCAGGCAGCCGTTCAGATACGTCAGGTGGTGCCCGGCGAACTCCTCGTGGTGGAGTTGCTCGGGCTCGTAGAGGTAAAGGGGCAGCACAGGCCCGCGCTCCGCTGCCCGAATCAGGGGAGCGTGGTCGCGCACGCGCAGGTCCTTCTTGAACCAGACGACCTGCACCGGGGGACCGCTGGGCGGACGGGGCATCGGGGAGGAGTCTCCCCCACCTCATCCGCGTGGACGGTAGGCGCCCGCCCACACTCAGGAAAAGGTAAAGCGGGCCGCCTCTCTGGACGACCCGCCCTCAATCACGAGAAGCCTAGACGCCCAGCCTCCCCGTCACGGCCTTCACCACGGGCGAGCCGTTCGCCCCGTCGAAGGCGTCAATCTCCTCGATGAAGCGGTCGAAGAGGTAGCGGCTGTCGTGCGGCCCGGGGCTGGCCTCCGGGTGGTACTGCACCGAGAAGACGGGGTAACGGCTGTGCGCCATGCCCTCCAGCGTGCCGTCGTTGAGGTTGACGTGCGTGGCGACGAACGAGCCGTTCGGGATGGACTCGATGTCCACCGCGTACCCGTGGTTCTGGGAGGTGATCTCCACGTTCCCGGTCAGCAGGTTCTTGACGGGCTGGTTCCCGCCCCGGTGCCCGAACTTCATCTTGAAGGTCTGGCCGCCCGCCGCCAGCCCCAGAATCTGGTGCCCCAGGCAGATGCCGAAGGTGGGCAGCAGGCCCATCAGTTCCCAGGCGGTCTTGTGCGCGTACTCCAGCGGGGCGGGGTCACCGGGGCCGTTCGACAGAAAGAGGCCGTGCGGCTGAAGGGCCATGATCTGCGCCGGGGTGGTGTGCGCCGGAACGACGATGGGCTCGATCCCGACCTCCGACAGCCGCTCGATGATGGTGTGCTTGATCCCGAAGTCCATCAGCACGACCCGCTTGCCGTGCCGCAGCGTGGGGAAGGCGTAGGGCAGCGGGGTGGTGACCTCCCGCGTCATGTCGTGCCCGTCGATGTCCTGATGGTCGCGGGCGCGCTGGACGTAGACCTGCTCCTCGGCGGGGGTGAACTCGCCGTAGGGGTCCCCGGGGTGAGTGTACGAGCGGTGGGCGATCACACCCTTGACCACGCCGCCCGTCCGCAGCCGCCGCACGAGGGCGCGGGTGTCGATCCCCTGGATGCTCACCACGCCGTACTGCTGCATGAAGGCTTCAAGCGACTGCTGCGCCCGGTGGTTGGAATACTCGCCCGAAAACTCTCGGGAGATGAAGCCGCGCACGTACGGCTTGTTGCTCTCCATGTCGTAGATCGCCACGCCGTAGTTGCCCACGTGGGGATAGGTGATCGTCACGATCTGCCCGTTGTACGAGGGGTCTGTCATGATCTCCTGGTAACCCGTCATGGAGGTGTTGAAGACCACCTCGCCGACCGTCTCGCCGCGGTGCCCGAAAGCGTAACCGCGGTACACCGTGCCGTCTTCCAGGGCCAGGATCGCCCGTTCTTTTCTGATCATAGATAAGCCCTCCATGCGCGCCTCACGGGACGCGCTTCATGGTCGGCGCCGGTCACCAGCGGTACTGGACCGACGACTGACCGATGATGACACCGCCCTGCAAGGAGCGTTGTGACGTCATGCCGTCATACCGGTTGATGAGGTCGGCGAAGACATTGGAGAAGCGGCCGAGCATAGGGTCCGCGTTCCCGCCGGTCGTCGCCGCAGCAAGGGCGGCCTGGAAGTCCGCCGCGCTCAGGTCCGGCAGGTTGCGGCCATAGCTCCACCCCGCCGCATTCGTCAGGTTGATGCCCGCAGCCCGGAAGGCGTCGCTGGTGCCAAGCGTCGGGGCACCCCCGGCGAGGGCGGCCCGCAGCGCCTCCTCGTTGTAGGCCGTGACGAGATAGTCGCCGCGGAAGCCGTACACCATCTTCAGGCGGCCGAGAGCGTTCGTCAGGTCCTCCAGGCTGCGGTTGGCGGTGTTCAGGGCCGCGGCTTCCGCTGGGCTCTGCTCACCGGAGGTCAACGACCCAGTCAGCCCCTTGAACAGGCCCCCGAGGTTGCCTTTCAGCCCCGCCAGGGCAGCGTTCACGCTCGCGGCGTACTCGGGCAGTTGCGCTTCCGCGGCGGCGCGTTCGGTGACGCGCTGGTAGGTGACGGAGTACCGCAGGGCAGCGAGGGGATCGTTCGTGTTCAGCCCCGCCCGGCTCCCGCCCGCCAGGGTGACCCGGGCGCACTCGTCCCCCAGATACTGGCTGCTCCGTTCCAGGTAGTTGGCGAGCTGGCTGTCCGTCAGGAACCCGAAGGGCTCCAGCAGGTCCACCCGGGTGAGCCAGCGGGCCACATACGCGGGCTGCTCAGGGGCGCACGCACTCGCCGACACATTCTCAGCATCAGCGGGAATCACGTCCTGCACGCGGAAGTTGGTGGTGTGGGTCAGGATGCGGCGCAGGGGCTGATCCTTGCCCTGCGCGTTGGGCACCTGGGCGCTGCGGGCCGTGAGCCCCGCCGCCGTGGTTGTGAAGCCCGCCGCGTACTGCCCCAGCGTGTCCACCGCGTCCACGATGGGCGAGAGCAGCCGGGGCAGCCCGAAGCGCGCGAACTGCCCCCGAACGACCTTCGCGATCCCCGAGAAGTTGAGGAAGAGGCTCAGCTCCTGGTTGCCCACCGTCCGCGTAGGTGTGGTGTAGGTCGCGGAATCGCCCAGTTTCGGGGCAGCCTTGCCCCCCAGCCGCCCCAGGTAATTCATCAGCAGCGTCTTGTCGGTGGAGAAGTAGACCAGGCCGCCCGCCTGCCCAGCGAACACGTTCCCCGCCCGCACGAGGGGATACGCTCCCACCCGCGCCCCGGGTACCTTGGGAAGCTGCGCCCCGAAGAACTCGGAGGCGAGGTCGCCCGCCCGCGTGACGCCCAGCACTTCCGGCGAGAAGTTGGACCCCTGGCCCACCGTGAACACCCCGAGCGCCGCTTCCTGCCCCAGCGAGTCGGCCAGGATCGCCTGAAGCCCCTGGACGGTCTGCCCCGCCTCCCCCTCGGCGTCCACCCCCAGCGCACGTTCCAACAGACCCGCGACACGTCCAAAGGTGGGCGCGGCGTTCCGCGTCTCCAGGGTCAGGAGAGCCCCCGCCGGAAGTTGCTCGGCCAGCGGGGCAGCCCCGGCAGCGGAGACGGCGAGGAGCGTGGTCAGGGCAGCCGTGAGGGGAAGTCTCATAGCCCCCATCCTAGCCGTGAGCTCGGCATACTGGGGACGCACATCTGCCTCACTCCAGCTCCTTGTACATCGCAATCTCGTTACAGTTCTCGAAGAACGCACACCGCTGGCACTCGCTCCAGACCTTGGGGTGCAGGTTCGTCTTCTCGATCCGGGTAAAGCCGCACTTCTCGAAAAAGCCCTGCTGGTATGTCCAGGCGAAGAGGGCGGGGAGGGCGATCTCGCGCGCCTCGGCCTCGCAGGCCTCGACGAGCTGTTTGCCCAGCCCGCGCCCCTGCATGTTCGGGTGAACGGCCAGCCCACGCACCTCCGCCAGGTCGGGCGCGAGCATGTGCAGGCCGCACACCCCCGCCAGCCCCCCAGGCTTTCCCTCGTGCCCCTCGGCCAGGACGAGGTGGAAGTCGCGGATGGTCTCGGCGAGCAGCGCCTTGGAACGCACCAGCATCAGCCCGCGCGCCGCCCAGTAGCCGATCAGCTCGTGGATGGCGTCGATGTCGCTCAGCCGCGCCTTGCGGGTGGAGAGCGGGGCCCCCGAGTGCAGGTCGGGAATGGCGATGGAGTCCAGGGTGAGGAGGGTCATGGGCGACCCCCGGGGGTGGATTGAAGGTCAGGAGCGGTGAGAACGCCTCTCCCTCCGGCCCACCCCCAACCCGCAGTTCCAGTTACGCCTTGCTGGCGTTGCGGTCCAGCGGGCGCATCCAGGTTGTGCCGCCGGGGCGCTCGCTGCGGGCGCGGTAGGCGCGAATCTGCGGGGCATCGGGGAGTTCGCCCATCACCACGGCGAGGGGCACCTGCTGGAAGCCGAAGTTGCTCCAGTCTCCGCCCTTGCTGAACATGTAAATCGCCCGGTCGCCGCGTCCCTGGGCGAACTGAATGGCGCTCATGACCAGCCGGCGGCCCAGCCCACTCCCCCGCGCGCCCGGCAGCACCGCCGCGCCTCGCAGCAGGGAGGCGCCGTCCCCGTGCTCCAGGCCGATGGCGCCCACCGGCTGACCGCCCCGCGTGGCGATCCAGTAGGTCGTGCCGTCGGCGAGTGCCGCCTCGGTTTCCAGCCCGGCTTCCTGCATCACGCGGGTGACAGTGTCCTTGTCCTGGGGACCAGCGAGGCGAATCTGAATGTTCGGGTCGGTCATGGAAATGTCCTCCGGGGGGGGTCGTGCCGGGGTCACCCACGCAGGTGTCCGGCGCGGCTGAATTGTGCGTGCGCGCAGCATAGCGCACCCCGCCGGGCAGGAGGGTCGGGGCGTGTTCAGGCACGGCCAGCCTCCCCGGCGGGCACATTCAGGGTCCGTTTCCAGGCCACCTCATTCTTGATCCAGCCGCGTTGCAGCCCGCTGAGGACCTGGGGCGTGTGGGGCAGCGCCGCTGCGAGTTCAGCCACGGGCACCTCCTCGAAGCCGAAGGACTGCCAGAACGGCCCCGCGTCGGTGGAAAACAGGTAGACCGCGCGGTCCCCCCGCAGGGTGGCGTAGGTCAGGGCCGACTCCGCCAGCGCCCGGCCCAGGCCCTGCCCGCGCGCCCCCGGCACCACGGCGGTCGAGCGGATCAGCGAGGCGTCCTCGCCGTGTTCCAGGCCGATGCAACCGCCCGGCACGCCGTCGAGTTCGGCGATCCAGTAGGTGGACCCGTCCAGCGTCACGGTAATGGTGCCCCGATCGCTGCTCAGGCCCACGGCCAGGATGAGGTCACGCAGGGTGTCGAGGTCGGCCCCGGTCGTGGCCTGACGGAGTTTGACGTGCATGTCAGTGAGGGTCATGTCGGAGGCCTCCGGGAGGAGAGGGAAGGTATAAATTCAGGTCGGCTCGGGAACGGCAGGCTCCCCAGGTCGTCGCTCGGCCTCCCGCGCCGCCGCCTTAAGGAAGTACCGCAGCCCTGCGCCCGCTGCCGCGTCCGTGTTCCAACGAGGAATGACGTGCAGGTGAACGTGCGGGATGTGCTGACCACCCGCCGGGCAGACGTTCCAGCCCACCGTGTACCCGTCTGGCTGGACGGTCGCGTCCAGATGCGCCCTCACCTCGGCGAGCAGGGCGTGAGCCGCCGCTACTTCCCCCGGCGTCATCTCGAAGACGGTCGGGCAGGGGCGTTTGGTCACGATGATCCCGGAGAACGGCAGTCCCTCGGCGTACTGGGGGGCGAGTTGGCTGTAGACGCACAGGTCGTTCTGGATGGTGAAGCCGTCGGCGGTCAGCCGTCCGGCCACGTCCGGCACGAGCGGATTCTCCCCCGCGTGCGCCAGCCAGTGCGCCCACTCCTCCTCCCGCTTTTCCAGGAGAGTGCCGTCCAGGTTCACGGTCACCTTCACGAGAGCGCCGCCTTCGCCATTTCCACCTGCTCGCGCACACGTTCGGGAGCCGTGCCGCCGTAGCTCCGGCGCGACTTCACGCTCTCCTCGACGGTGAGGGCACGGGCCACATCGGCGCTCAGCAGGGGGTGGGCGGCCCGCAACTCCTCGTCGCTCAGGTCCCAGAGCTGCCGCCCGGTGCGGCTGGCAAGGCCCACCAGCCCGCCCACGACCTCGTGCGCCTCGCGGAAGGGCACGCCCGAGCGGGCCAGGAAGTCGGCGAGATCGGTGGCGGTCGAGAAGCCCCGCGCTGCCGCCGCCTTCGTCACCTCCGCGTGCCAGACCGTCTTCGGCAGCATGTCGGCGTACAGGCGCAGCACGATGCTCAGGGTGTCGTACGAGTCGAACACGCCCTCCTTGTCCTCCTGAAGGTCCTTGTTGTAGGCGAGAGGCGTGCCCTTCACGACCGTCAGCAGGCCCATCAGGTTCCCGAAGACGCGGCCTGCCTTGCCCCGCGCGAGTTCGGACACGTCGGGGTTTTTCTTCTGCGGCATGATCGAGGAGCCGGTCGTGTGCGAGTCGGGCAGTGTCAGGAAGCCGAACTCGAAGGTCGAGTAGAGGATGAGTTCTTCGGACAGGCGAGAGAGGTGCGCGGCGAGAATGGCGCTGGCCGACATGAATTCCAGCGCGAAATCGCGGCTCCCCACTCCATCAAGGGAGTTGGCAGTCGGGCGCGAGAAGCCGAGAGCAGCAGCGGTCGCGTGGCGGTCAATGGGCCAGGGCGTCCCCGCCAGGGCAGATGAGCCCAGAGGCGACTCGTCCATCCGGCCAGCGGCGTCCCGGAAGCGGCCCTCGTCGCGCTCCAGCATGGCGGCGTAGGCCATGAACCAGTGACTCAAGAGGATGGGCTGCGCGACCTGAAGGTGCGTGTAGCCGGGGAGAATGACCGCCTCTCCCCCTTCCGAAGTCAGGTGCTGCTGCGCCTCCGCCACTATCACGGCCCGCAGCGCCCGCGTCTTTTCCGCCAGATCGAGCGCCGCCTCCTTCGTGAACAACCGGAAGTCCACCGCCACCTGATCATTGCGGCTCCTGGCCGTGTGCAGCTTGCCCGCCACCGGGCCGATCCGGTCACGCAGGGCCGCCTCGACGTTCATATGTACATCCTCGCGGTCGAGGCGCCACTCGAACGTTCCGGCGCGGATGTCGGCGAGGACGGCCTCCAGACCGTCCTGAATCTGCGTCACCTCGTCGGGGGTCAGGATGCCGACCTGGCCCAGCATCACCACATGGGCAAGCGAGCCGCGAATGTCCTGCTCGGCGAGGCGCTGGTCGAATGAGACGGAGGCATTGAAGAGTTCAACGAGGCCGTCGGTAGCCTCAGCGAAACGGCCGCCCCAGAGTTTCTTGTCTTGTGTGCTCGTCATTGTTCTGCATCCTTGGCATGAACCGAACGGGGTCGCCGCTCGGACGCCCCCTCACCCCTGGTGGGAGAGAAGATGGCTTTTACCAGCACCACTGGCGGCGGGCTCGCCGGGTTCGCATGCGCGTACACCACCGACTCGTCCACCCGGTAGCCCAGGCGCTCGTAAAAGGGGATGACGGCAAGGTTGTACTGGCTCACGGCGAGCAGGACGCGGCCGTACCCGTCCCGGGCAGCGACCTCCTCCACCGCGCGCACCAGCGCCGCGCCGATGCCCCGTCCGCGCCTCTCCGGGCGGGTGGCGAGCTTGTTGAGGGTCAGAGTTTCCGCACCGTCGGGCCGCCAGCCGA is part of the Deinococcus apachensis DSM 19763 genome and encodes:
- the carA gene encoding glutamine-hydrolyzing carbamoyl-phosphate synthase small subunit, which translates into the protein MIRKERAILALEDGTVYRGYAFGHRGETVGEVVFNTSMTGYQEIMTDPSYNGQIVTITYPHVGNYGVAIYDMESNKPYVRGFISREFSGEYSNHRAQQSLEAFMQQYGVVSIQGIDTRALVRRLRTGGVVKGVIAHRSYTHPGDPYGEFTPAEEQVYVQRARDHQDIDGHDMTREVTTPLPYAFPTLRHGKRVVLMDFGIKHTIIERLSEVGIEPIVVPAHTTPAQIMALQPHGLFLSNGPGDPAPLEYAHKTAWELMGLLPTFGICLGHQILGLAAGGQTFKMKFGHRGGNQPVKNLLTGNVEITSQNHGYAVDIESIPNGSFVATHVNLNDGTLEGMAHSRYPVFSVQYHPEASPGPHDSRYLFDRFIEEIDAFDGANGSPVVKAVTGRLGV
- a CDS encoding N-acetyltransferase — protein: MTLLTLDSIAIPDLHSGAPLSTRKARLSDIDAIHELIGYWAARGLMLVRSKALLAETIRDFHLVLAEGHEGKPGGLAGVCGLHMLAPDLAEVRGLAVHPNMQGRGLGKQLVEACEAEAREIALPALFAWTYQQGFFEKCGFTRIEKTNLHPKVWSECQRCAFFENCNEIAMYKELE
- a CDS encoding GNAT family N-acetyltransferase, with protein sequence MTDPNIQIRLAGPQDKDTVTRVMQEAGLETEAALADGTTYWIATRGGQPVGAIGLEHGDGASLLRGAAVLPGARGSGLGRRLVMSAIQFAQGRGDRAIYMFSKGGDWSNFGFQQVPLAVVMGELPDAPQIRAYRARSERPGGTTWMRPLDRNASKA
- a CDS encoding GNAT family N-acetyltransferase; the encoded protein is MTLTDMHVKLRQATTGADLDTLRDLILAVGLSSDRGTITVTLDGSTYWIAELDGVPGGCIGLEHGEDASLIRSTAVVPGARGQGLGRALAESALTYATLRGDRAVYLFSTDAGPFWQSFGFEEVPVAELAAALPHTPQVLSGLQRGWIKNEVAWKRTLNVPAGEAGRA
- a CDS encoding HIT family protein, with translation MKVTVNLDGTLLEKREEEWAHWLAHAGENPLVPDVAGRLTADGFTIQNDLCVYSQLAPQYAEGLPFSGIIVTKRPCPTVFEMTPGEVAAAHALLAEVRAHLDATVQPDGYTVGWNVCPAGGQHIPHVHLHVIPRWNTDAAAGAGLRYFLKAAAREAERRPGEPAVPEPT
- the argH gene encoding argininosuccinate lyase, with product MTSTQDKKLWGGRFAEATDGLVELFNASVSFDQRLAEQDIRGSLAHVVMLGQVGILTPDEVTQIQDGLEAVLADIRAGTFEWRLDREDVHMNVEAALRDRIGPVAGKLHTARSRNDQVAVDFRLFTKEAALDLAEKTRALRAVIVAEAQQHLTSEGGEAVILPGYTHLQVAQPILLSHWFMAYAAMLERDEGRFRDAAGRMDESPLGSSALAGTPWPIDRHATAAALGFSRPTANSLDGVGSRDFALEFMSASAILAAHLSRLSEELILYSTFEFGFLTLPDSHTTGSSIMPQKKNPDVSELARGKAGRVFGNLMGLLTVVKGTPLAYNKDLQEDKEGVFDSYDTLSIVLRLYADMLPKTVWHAEVTKAAAARGFSTATDLADFLARSGVPFREAHEVVGGLVGLASRTGRQLWDLSDEELRAAHPLLSADVARALTVEESVKSRRSYGGTAPERVREQVEMAKAALS
- a CDS encoding GNAT family N-acetyltransferase, whose amino-acid sequence is MTFTLRPAAPDDAPAFHAVMMAAGMDPRSSWSRTRVEDVAWSLGQGGGFLAWNGAEAVGCVGWRPDGAETLTLNKLATRPERRGRGIGAALVRAVEEVAARDGYGRVLLAVSQYNLAVIPFYERLGYRVDESVVYAHANPASPPPVVLVKAIFSPTRGEGASERRPRSVHAKDAEQ